The Natribaculum luteum genome contains the following window.
GCGCGGACGAACGACGCGCTCGCATACGGCGGGACGGCCCACCTCGTCGTCCGGGAGGAGTTCGACCGCTTCGACGAGATTCCCTCGACTGCAGCCGACGAACACGGCCGGCCGTTCGCCGAAATCTTCGAGGATCTCGAGTGGTCGTTCGCGGAGACGCCCGCGGAGCTGTTCGCCCCGGCGAAAGTCACCGTCGACGTGCTGGGCGGTCCGACGCACGTCTACGGCGAGACGAACGAGTCGCTGGTCGCCGACTCCTTCGACCTGTAACCGTGCAGTTCAAACTCGTTCCCGAGGCGCCCGAGGACCTCGAGTCTGTCGCGGCCGTCCAGCAGGCGGTGCCGCTGATCCCCGCGAACGAGGACGACTGCTGTGCGCGGATCATGCGCCGGACCGAGATCGCGCCGCGAGACGAGGCCCGGACATGGCTCACCTTCCTGCGTGCGCTCGGGCTGGCAGAGGAGGGGTCGTCCGGATTCACCCGGACGCAGCGCGATCCGGACCCCGAGGACCTGCGTCGAACGGTTCGCGAACAGATCTACGGCGTCGAGGACGTCCTCGAGACGCTCGAGGCCGCCGACGGGCCGCTGGCGGCCGACGAAGTGTACGAACGATTTCGCGAGAAGATTCCCCAGTACGAGCAGTACCGGTACGGCGACCGGGTCGACGAGATCTGGCGCGAGCGCGTCGAGCGGATCCTCGAGTGGGCGGTCGTGCTGGATCTCGCCGAGCGTAGCGAAAGCGGGTATCGTCGCGAACGGACGGCGGCGTAGTCGGCCCGTCAGTCGACCGGGTCGACGTCAGTCACCGTCCCGACGCCCTTGCTCCGGCCCTCACGGAAGACGAACTTCTGTCCCTCCTCGACCAGGTACGGCCGGAACTTGAACCGAACGCGGGTCTTCCCGCTGTCGCCCGGCAGGAGGCGGCCGTCTTCGGGGTAGAACGCCGCGGCCTCGCCGATCGTCTCGAGGTGGACGACGGGTTCGTAGCCGTCGCCGATCCGGGTCGGGTGGTTGAGCACCATCACCTCGGCCTCGAACTCGCGGACCGGCGTGGGGTCGGCGTCGGCGGGGAGAAGAACCATTCCGCGCTCGATGACGGACTCTTTGATCCCCTTGAGCGCGATGCCGACGATCCGGCCGGCCTGTGCCCGGTCGACACGGTGGTAGTGCATCTCGATCGAGCGCACTTCGACTTCCTCGAAGTGACCGTCGGGCATCGGGCCGAGCAGGAGGTCGTCCCCGGCCTCGACCTCGCCGGCCATCACGGTGCCGGAGGCGACCGCACCGACGCCGGTGACGGAGTAGCTTCGGTCGACGTACATCCGGAACTCGCCGTCGTCGTCGGTGGTCTTCGGGAGGCGATCGAACAGTTCGTCGAGCGTCTCGAGTCCCGCCATCGTGACGGCGCTGGTCTCGACGATCGGGACGACGGTGTCGCCGATCTCCTCGACGGCCGCGTCGACGCCGTGGCGCTCGATCCGCAGTGGGGATTTGCCGACGTCGCGCAGCAGGCGCTCGACCTCGCGTTCGACCTCGGCGACCCGCTCGTCGTCGACGAGGTCGGTCTTGGTGAGCGCGACGATCGTCGGGAGGTCGGTGGCGAGCAAGACGCCCAGGTGTTCGCGCGTGGTCCGGGTCGGTCCGTCGTCTGCGGCGACCACGAGCAGGCCGTAGTCGAGTTTCTGCCCGACGAGTCCGCGAATCGTCGTCCGCAGCCACGGCTCGTGGCCAACGGTGTCGACGAAGGAGACGAGGCGGTCGGCCTCCTCGACGACCTGTGCGCGGTCGGCCTTGCGGTCGGGGTTTCGCACGTGGACCGGCCCGTCGTCGTCGAAGCCGTAGACGGCGTACGAGAGGTCGGCGGAGAGCCCCCGTTCGACCTCGTGGGGCTGGACGTCGAGGTACGCCCGCGTCCCGCCGTCGCCGTCGTCCGCGGTTCCGGTGATCAGCGACCCGACCAGCGTGCTCTTGCCGTGGTCAACGTGGCCGGCCGTCCCGACGACGACGTGTTCGTCGTCGGTCTCGAGAACGGCACCGTCACAGATCGTCGCGACGCCGACGAGTCCGTCTTTGACGCCCCACGTCTGGACGTCGTCGATGTGGGCACCGGCCTCCTCGGCCAGCAGCGAGAGGACGTCCATCGTCTCGGAGAAGGTGTCGGGATCGATACCAGCGAGGCCGCCGTCGTCGGTCACACCGACGACGTACGTCGCCTCGCCGTCGCCGGAGAGAACGCGGTGTCGAAGCTGGGCGGCCAGACTCTCCCGTCGGCCGTCCGCGAGGTGGACGTCCTGCAGGAGTCGTTCCTTGAACTCGATGCTGCCACCGTCCTGTTCGCCACGTTCCAGGGCCCGCTCCAGCAGGGCCCGGTCACGGCTCATGTGCCCCGCTAGAGGGCCACACAGCAAAAGGCTTCCCGTCGTTCGTCAATCGATGACACAGTTGCGGTCCCGAGCTAGTCGTTGAGACGCTCGTACGCTGCGGTCACACGTTTGAACGTCTCCTCGTCGCCGCCGCGGTCGGGGTGGACCTCCTTGACCTTCTGGCGGTAGGCGCGTTTGATCTCCGCGGGATCGGCGTCGGTGCTGACGCCGAGTACCTTCCGGGCTTCGGCACGCGACGGGCCCTGCTCCGGGCGGGGTGGACGATTCCGGGCACCGCCCCTGCGTGCTCTCGAGTCGGCCCCGACGCCGAACCGGGCACGCGCCTCGCGTTCGGCTCGAGTGCGAGCACGTCCGCGCGAGCGCGGTCCCGCACCGAAACCCCCACGCGATCGAGTGCGAGATTGCGACTCGAAGTCGTCGCGACGGCGGCCCTGCTGTCGCTGGTAAACTGCCTCCGCGAGTTTCCCGCTGCCGTGGTAGTACATGAAGTAACTGGTCAGTCCGAGCGGGACGGCGACGACCAGCGCGAACGGCTGACCACTGACGGCAGCGCCGCCTACCAGCAGCGCTGCCATGCCTGCGAACACCGCGGCCAATGCGAGAACGAACGGCGACCGTTGCACGACCTATTCTTCGGAGTGCACACTCCTAAAGTTCACGCCAACGGCCGGATAGGCGGCGACGAGGTCGCACCTCGAGGCGGGTTGCGTTCGCGCCGCGAGGTGGTGACTACGGCCCGGTTTCAAGCCGCTCGAGACCGTACGTCTCGCCATGAGCATCACTGGCCTGTGCCAGATTTGCGAATCCCGCTCCGCCGAACACCGGTGTGACAACTGCGGGGCCCTCGTCTGTGAGGTACACTACGACGCCGACCTCGGCCTGTGTGCAGACTGCGCCGCCCAGGCGCGGCCCGCTCGAGAGCGAGACGAGACCGACACCTACCGGTTCTGATGGTCTCGATTCGCGACCTGCTGTCGGAGTCGCTCGCCATCGGCGAGACGTTCTGTCTCGAACTCGAGCAACGAGACGACCTGCTCGTCGCCGACCACCCGTACGCCGCGAGTCCGATGGACGTCGCCGTCGTCGAGGGGGTAGAGCGGCTCGAGGAACGCCCGCCCACTGACCCGGTCGAGGTCGAGATCGTCGGCCGGATCGTCGACGACCGGATCGCCGGCCGCGTCGTCGGACTCGAGTGCGACGACGACTCGACCAGAGGGGATCGCGTCGGCGTCACTGCGAGTGAGCGGTGAGAGCGCCGCCAGTTCTGGCGCAGTGAGGGGGGTGATAGCTTTATCGTGTTGCACGTTGTCGTGTGCCATGGTTTTCACCAATGACGCAGGAATGGACCCTCAAGGGGGACTACGTCGAAGCCTGCAACTGCGACGTCGCGTGCCAGTGTATCTGGATGGAGCAACCGGACGACGGCGTCTGTAACGCCTCGCTGGCGTGGCACATCGAAGAGGGACGCTACGGCGACGTGGACCTGGACGGGTTAGACGTCGGGATGCTCATCTCGACAGAGGAGGGCGTCATGTTCAATCCCGAGACGGAGTGGGACGTCGTACTCCTCGTCGACGAGACGGCCGACGACGACCAGCGCGAGGCCCTCGAGGACATCTACTTCGGTCGCGCCGGCGGAATCTGGGCGGCCGTCGCCGACGCGCACGTCAGGTCCGCCGACGTCGCGACCGTGCCGATCAGGTTCTCCAGGGACGGATCGGACTTCGCCGTCGAGGTCGGGGACGTCGTCGAGATGGACGCGAGCGGTGTGGTCGGGTTCAACGAGGAAGTCGGCACGATCGCACCCCACCCGCTGACGGCAAACCACGAGATGCAGACCGGCAAGTCGACGACGGCGACCGTCTCCTACGACGACCGGTTCACGTGGGACGTCTCGGAGAACAACGCCTACCTCGGCGACTTCGAACTGGCGAACGCCTGATGAGGGCGGGCGGGGCACCGATCCAACCGATCAGCCATGGGGACACGTGATTCGTTTCGAGACTGGGTTCGCGTCCGTCCCGGCCCGATCGTCGCGCTCGTTACCTACGTGACCGCGCTGCTCGCGTGGACGGCAGTCGTCGGCCGCTGGCTTCCGATGCCAGGCGGCGAGATGGGCACGGGGATGCGAATGTCCGATCCGGGAGTGCCGGAGGCGATGGCACTCTCGAACGGCGCGACAGGTATCGGCCTCTACCTGGGCATGTGGGGCGTGATGATGATCGCCATGATGTACCCGTCGTCGGTCCCGCTGTTTCGGCTATACGCCAGGACGCTCGAGGGAACGACGACCGCGGGGAAAGCGGTACGCGTCGGGGCGTTCGTCGGAACGTACTCGCTCGTGTGGACGCTGACGGGAGTCGTCCCGCTCGCCGTCAACGCGCTGGTGCCGATCGCCACCCTCGCGAACGCCCACGGCGGACTCCTGATGGGCGGGACGTTGCTCCTCCTGTCGGGCTATCAGCTCTCGCCGTACAAGTACCGGTGCCTGCGATACTGTCGGTCGCCGCTCGGCTTTCTCATGAGCCACCACCGATCGGGGGTTCGCGGTGCCGTCCGGACGAGCTGGCAGTTCGGCGTGTTCTGTGTCGGGTGTTGCTGGGCGCTGTTCGCGTTCATGGTGATCGTGGGCTCGATGAACGTCGTCTGGATGGCGCTCATCGCAGTCGCGCTCTCGCTCGAGCGGACGGTCGCGCGGGGAGAACAGCTGGCGCGGGCGGTCGGCGTTCTCGCTGGTGTCACCGGTATCGCCGTCGTCGTGACCGCGACGATGTAGGGACCGGCGTGGTCGTCGAGGCGACGACCGGTTTCCACGCGCCGATCAGTCGCGGTACTGATTCAACCGCTGTTTCAGCCGCTTTGCAGCCTGCCCGGAGACGGCGGCGAACTCCTCACCTGCGTCTTCACCGGCGAAGATGATCCCGCGCGAGGAGTTGACGAGGCCGACGCCGTTTGCGAGGCCGTATTCGACGGCGGCCTCGGCGTCGCCACCCTGGGCACCGACGCCGGGGACGAGAAACGGCAGGTCGGGCACCTGCTCGCGGAGGTCCTCGAGTTCTTCTGGCTTCGTCGCGCCGACGACGAGGCCGACGTTGTCGTTCTCGTTCCAGAGGTCGGCGAGGGCGGCGACACGCTCGTAGAGCGGTTCACCCGTCTCGAGTTCGAGGTCCTGCAGGTCGGCCCCGCCGGGGTTCGAGGTCCGACAGAGGACGAAGACGCCCGACTCCTCGTCGGCGAGAAACGGCTGCAGCGAGTCCCGTCCCATGTAGGGGTTGACGGTGATCGCGTCGGCCGTCTCGAGGGTCTTCGCGTACTGGCGGGCCGTGTTTCCGATGTCCGCTCGTTTCGCGTCCAGCAGGACGGGGACGTCCTTGCCGTGGGCGTAGGCGATCGTCTCCTCGAGTGCGCGCCAGCCGTCGGGGTCCTCGTAGAAGGCGGCGTTGGGCTTGAAGACGGCGGCGTGTTCGTGGGTGGCGTCGATGATCCGGCGGTTGAACGCCCACCGGGGGAGGTCGTGGTCGCGCAGGTGATCGGGGATGCGATCCAGGTCGGGGTCGAGACCGACCGAGACGACGCTGTCGACCGTCCGGATGCGGTCGTGCAGCCGGTCGAAGAAGTTCATGAACGAGGTAGCGCGCGTGCGTTCCAAGTAGGTTACGAACCCGACCGTGGCCCGGTTCGGGGGACACTCGAGACGCGAGTCGATCGGCGACGGCCGCCTCGACGTCACGGATGGTCGACGAGCGGTCGACCTTCGCGTGCACGCCACGTCACGGTCACGACCGCCAGTACGCCGGCGTGAAGATGACGAGCACGGAGAGGATCTCGAGGCGGCCGATCCACATGAGAAACACCATGTAGAGTTTCGCTGCGTTCGAGAACGGGTAGTAGCTCTCCATCGGCCCGACGAGGCCGAACCCCGGGCCGACGTTCCCGAGCGTCGCGATCGTGGCGCTCGTCGCCTCGAGCGCCGACAGCGACAGTCCCGTGCGATGGGCGTCGAGAAACAGGAGGACGGTCGAGACCACGAACAGCGTCAGGAACAGCCCGACGAAGACGAAGATGCTGTGGATCGTGTCCTCGTCGACGACGTCACCAGCCTTGCCCATTCGAACCGGACGCACCGCCTGCGGGTGGACGATCTTGAACATCTCGCGGTGCATCGAGGCCTGGATGACGTACCAGCGGACGATCTTGACGGAGCCGGCCGCCGAACCGGCCGATCCTCCGAGGAACATCGCGAACAGGAGGATCACCTTCGTCGACGGGTCCCAGGTGTTGAAGTCCATGCTCGCGTAGCCGGTCGTCGTCACGATCGCGATCGCCTGGAAGAGCCCCTGACGAAGCGAGTGCTCGAGGTCGCCCGGGAGCGGGTCGATCGCCGGCGTCTCGGCGAGGCCGACGCCCAGAAACAGCAGGCCAGACAGGAGGACGCCGACGACGCCCATCGCGAAGAGGTACGTGCGGAACTCGGGGTTTCGCTGCAGTCGGTCGGGCTGGCCCCGTACCGCGTACCAGTACAGCGCGAAGTTCGTCCCCGCGACGATCATAAACAGCATGACGGCCCACTGGACGGCCGGCGTGAACGCCTCGACGCTTCGCGCCTCGGGCGAGAACCCGCCCGTGGGCAACGTCGTGAGCGCGTGTGCGACCGCGTTGTAGAAGGTCATGTTCGGGGCCAGCCCCACGAGGTGAAGCCCGTAGTAGACGGCGACGGCGAGGACGGTGAACCCGGCGTAGATCGCCCAGAGCGCCCGCGCCGTGTCTCGAATGCGCGGCGTGAGCTTCTCGACCTCGATGCCGGGGGCCTCCTCCCGGATGAGCTGGGTGCCACCGACCGACAGCTCCGAGAGGATCGCGACCATCAACACGAGAATTCCCATGCCGCCGAGCCACTGGGTGAGCTGTCGCCACAGCAGCATCGACCGGGAGTGGCGTTCGACGGAAATCTCGCCGAGAACCGTCGCGCCGGTCGTCGTAAACCCGCTCATGCTCTCGAACAGCGCGTCCACCGGGTGGGCGACGGTCCCCTGACCGGCGACGAGGTACGGGATCGTCCCGACGAGGGGCACGACCAGCCAGGTGAGCGAGACCAGCAAGAACGCTTCCCGGTGGCCGAGCATCGGCTCCGGTTCGAGGCGCTCGAGCGCCAGCCCGACCGCGACGGCGACGACCAGCGCGACGAGAAACGGCACGGGGCTCTCGCGGTAGTACACTGCGACGGCGGTCGGAAACAGGAGCGTCAGCGAGAGGTACTTCAGTACCGTCCCGACGTAACTGACACTCGAGCGATAATCGACGTGTAGGTTCCTGCTCATCGGTTCTCGTCTGGATCGAACGGTGTCGTCGAACTGCGTCCACACCCCGCCGGTCGACGTCGGCGCGGTCTGCCGTATCTGCGTAGACTCGCAGACCACTCATAAACGCTGTGACTCGTTTGCCGCGGATCGTCTCGAAGCGCCAGCGCGACCGGTCTGGCCGTCCCGTCGTCACGCGTTTTATTATGTCTCCCGCCCGTCGTCTTCGTATGACGGTCTACGAGAGCGACCTCCCCGGCGTGGGAAAGAAGTACGAGATCGAACTCGAGGACGGGGAGCGGCTCGTCGTCGTCACGCACAACACGGGCAAGCGGGAGGTGTTCCTGAAGCCGGAGGCCGACGCCGACTCCGACAAACTCTTCGAACTGTCGGATCGGCTCGCCCGGACGGTCGGGACGATACTCGAGGGGGCGTACTTCCAGCCCGTCGAGACGGAGCGCGTCGAGACGCTGCTCACCGAGGGGACGTACATCGAGTGGTACAGCGTCGCGTCGGACGGCGAACTCGCCGGCCAGACCATCGGCGACGCCAGGATTCGCGAGGAGACCGGCGTCTCGATCATCGCGATCCAGCGTGACGACGAGGTGATCACGCCGCCGACGCCCGAGACGAGAATCGAGGTCGGGGACACGCTCGTCGTCGTCGGCTCGCGCGAGGACTGCAAAGAGTTCGAAAAACGACTCGGGAGCAGCGACGAACAGTGACCGAACGATGACGACACCGTCGGAGGTGAGACAGAGTGGCTACTGAAACCGCCCTGGTCGACGTCGGCGTCCTCTTCGGGGCCGTCGCGCTCGCCGGCCTCGTGGCGAACCGGATCGATCAGTCGGTCATCCCGTTTTACATCCTCGTCGGCATGGGACTCGGCCCGCACGTCCTCGGACGACTCGACTTCCCCGCGCTCCTCGGGACCGACGCCGTGCCGCACGGATCTTCCCTCGCGCTCGCCGAGACCGACTTCGTCGCTCTCGGAGCCGAACTCGGGATCGTCTTCCTGCTTTTGTTCCTCGGCCTCGAGTTCAACGTCGACCGGCTCCTGGCGGCCAGAGACCGCATCGGGAGAGCCGGCGTCGTCGACCTGGTCGTCAACTTCGGCGTCGGCCTGGTCGTCGGGTACGCGCTCTTTCGGGCGTTCCTGCCCGCCTTCCTCGTCGCGGGCGTCGTCTACATCTCCTCGTCTGCGATCATCACCAAGTCGCTGATCGACCTCGGCTGGATCGCAAACGACGAGGCCAATCCGATGCTCGGCACGCTCGTCTTCGAGGATCTCGTCATCGCCGTCTACCTCTCGATCGCGGCCGCGCTCGTCCTCGGCGGGGGGAGCGTCGGCGAGGCCGCACGGTCGATCGGCCTCGCGATGGCGTTCCTGCTCGGGCTCTCCCTGCTCGTGTACTTCGGCACGGCGCTGTTCCAGCGTAGCCTCGACACCGACTCGAACGAGTTCGTCGTCCTCCGGGCGGTCGGCATCACCGCCCTGATCGCTGGCGGTGCGCTCGCCCTCGGCGTCAGTGAGGCCGTCGCCGCCTTCTTCGTCGGCATGGCGTTCAGCTCGACCGACCACGTCCACGAACTCGAGCGACTGTTAGAGCCCGTTCGGGACACCTTCGCCGCCGTCTTCTTCTTCTGGATCGGGCTGGTCACCGACCCGACGCTGTTCGCCGGCGTGGCGTCGCTCGTCGCGATCGCGGCGCTCGTGACGACGCCGACGAAACTCGCGAGCGGCTACCTCGGCGGGCGTATCTACGACCTCGACGCGCGCCGGTCGACGCGGGTCGCACTCGGCATGGTCACGCGCGGGGAGTTCTCGCTGATCATCGCGAGCATCGCCCTCACCGGCGCCGGCGAGGGCCTTCCGGAAGACGTTGCAAACACGATCTACGCCTTTGCGGTCGGCTACGTCCTGGTAATGAGTATCCTCGGGACCTCGCTCATGCAGTACTCGAGTCCGATCGAGTCGCGCGTCGTCCCGTGGCTCGAGTCGGACGGGACGGTCTAACGCGCAGAACAGACATCTTCAAATCCTCTCGGCCGTATGCGTAGACACATGCCACGGGCGGTCGTCTTCGACCTCGATTACACCCTGGCGGTCCCCGACCGGGACCGCGAAACGATCCTCGCCGAGGCGGCGCGGACGGCCGGTGCACCGCCGCTCTCGCGCGAGGCCTACCTCGAGGCACACCGGCACAACCTCACCCGCGAGACCCGCCGCCCGATCTTCGCCGACCTGCTCGAGGACTGCGACGCGGACGTCGACCCCGGTGCGGTCGCCGCGGCCTACCGGGAGACGATCGCCGACGCGCTCGCGCCCGTTCCCGGCGTCGAGGCGATGCTCGAGGACCTCGGACGCGAGTACCGCGTCGGCCTGCTGACGAACGGCCCCGTCCGCGCCCAGCGGGACAAACTCGAGACGCTCGGCTGGGAGGAGACGTTCGACGCCGCCGTCGTGACCGGCGAACTCGAGGCCGGCAAGCCCGACCGACGGGCGTTCGAGGCGGTGCTCGACGAACTCGAGGTCGCCCCCGGGGACGCGGTGTACGTCGGCGACGAGGTCGAAGCCGACGTCTATGGCGCGACCAACGCCGACATGCACGCCGTCCAGGTGTTACTCGAGGACGGCCCCGCTCCAGACCCGCGGGCGGTCGCACACGTCGACCAGCCTGCCGTTCCCGAGGAAGTGCCGGCGGTCGTCGCCAGGCTCGAATGAGACGACAGGGCGACGGGACGAGCTATCTTCTTACAGCGAGAGAATCCCGGCGTTTACGCCGGGCGTGAATCGCGTCACTCAACTACGCGAACCACCGCTCGACAGCAGACCGGATATTCCACGTTAACCCAAACCATTAAGTAAATTTCTCTACATGGGCTATGTATGGCGATTGAGGTCACGCGCACCTACGTTGGTTCCATCCAGAACCACCAGCAGGTCAGCGATGGCCTCGATTCGCTCGGCGACTCCGCCTCGAAGATCTGGAACGTCGCACGCTGGACAGCTGATCGTCTCTGGGAGGTAACCGGCGAAATCCCCGATGACGGAACGCTGAAAGCGTACATGAAGAACCAACCCTGCTGGAAAGACCTGAACGCACAATCCAGTCAGAAAGTCACCGAAGAACTTTCTGACGCTTTTCAGTCGTGGTTCGACCTGCGACACAAGGACGACGAGGCGAATCCGCCCGGCTACCGCAAACATGGCGACACACGCCCCAGGAGTACGGTCACGTTCAAGGCAGACGGGTTCAAACACGATCCAGAGAACAACCGCGTCCGCCTCTCGAAAGGCTCGAACCTGAAAGAGAACTGGTCGGACTTCATCCTCTGCGAGTACCTGACACGCCCAGACGTTGACCTCACAGAAGTCAACAGCGTGCAGAACGTTCGAGCCGTCTGGAACGGCGACGAGTGGGAACTGCACTTCGTCTGCAAAGTCGAACTCGAAACCAACGACTCATCAGGAGATGGCGTGGCAGGGATCGACCTCGGCATCAAGAACATCGCCACGGTCGCGTTCCCCGACGAGTACGTCCTGTACCCAGGCAACTCGCTCAAACAGGACAAGCACTACTTCAAACGTGCCGAGTACGACACCGAAGGGGAGAACGGCCCCTCGGAGAAGTCGAGGTGGGCACGCCGGAAACTCGCTGACCGAGAGACACACTTCTACCACGTTCTCACGGACACCATCATCACGGAGTGTGTCGAACGCGGTGTTGGAACACTCGCGGTGAGTTGGCCCGAAGACGTGCGAGAGTCCGACTGGGGCAAGACCGGTAACAAGAAGTTGCACTCGTGGGCGTTTGACCGTATCTACCAGTACCTCGAATACAAGGGCGAGATTCGTGGTGTCGAGGTGCTGAAAGAGAACGAGTGGGAGACGTCGAAGACCTGCTCACGGTGTGGAGACGACACGAAATCAAACCGGGTCGAACGTGGGCTGTACGTCTGCTCGTCGTGCGAGTTGGTCGGGAACGCGGATTGTAACGGGGCGGAGAATATGCGTCAGAAGATAACTCCGAGTCCTCACGGTGAGGATAGGAGTAACGGCTGTGTGGCACAGCCATCGGTACACCTGTTCGACCGCGAGAGCGGGACGTTCAAAACGAGAGAACAGGCCGTATCGTAGA
Protein-coding sequences here:
- a CDS encoding GTPBP1 family GTP-binding protein; this encodes MSRDRALLERALERGEQDGGSIEFKERLLQDVHLADGRRESLAAQLRHRVLSGDGEATYVVGVTDDGGLAGIDPDTFSETMDVLSLLAEEAGAHIDDVQTWGVKDGLVGVATICDGAVLETDDEHVVVGTAGHVDHGKSTLVGSLITGTADDGDGGTRAYLDVQPHEVERGLSADLSYAVYGFDDDGPVHVRNPDRKADRAQVVEEADRLVSFVDTVGHEPWLRTTIRGLVGQKLDYGLLVVAADDGPTRTTREHLGVLLATDLPTIVALTKTDLVDDERVAEVEREVERLLRDVGKSPLRIERHGVDAAVEEIGDTVVPIVETSAVTMAGLETLDELFDRLPKTTDDDGEFRMYVDRSYSVTGVGAVASGTVMAGEVEAGDDLLLGPMPDGHFEEVEVRSIEMHYHRVDRAQAGRIVGIALKGIKESVIERGMVLLPADADPTPVREFEAEVMVLNHPTRIGDGYEPVVHLETIGEAAAFYPEDGRLLPGDSGKTRVRFKFRPYLVEEGQKFVFREGRSKGVGTVTDVDPVD
- a CDS encoding J domain-containing protein; its protein translation is MQRSPFVLALAAVFAGMAALLVGGAAVSGQPFALVVAVPLGLTSYFMYYHGSGKLAEAVYQRQQGRRRDDFESQSRTRSRGGFGAGPRSRGRARTRAEREARARFGVGADSRARRGGARNRPPRPEQGPSRAEARKVLGVSTDADPAEIKRAYRQKVKEVHPDRGGDEETFKRVTAAYERLND
- a CDS encoding DUF1326 domain-containing protein, yielding MTQEWTLKGDYVEACNCDVACQCIWMEQPDDGVCNASLAWHIEEGRYGDVDLDGLDVGMLISTEEGVMFNPETEWDVVLLVDETADDDQREALEDIYFGRAGGIWAAVADAHVRSADVATVPIRFSRDGSDFAVEVGDVVEMDASGVVGFNEEVGTIAPHPLTANHEMQTGKSTTATVSYDDRFTWDVSENNAYLGDFELANA
- a CDS encoding DUF2182 domain-containing protein, translated to MGTRDSFRDWVRVRPGPIVALVTYVTALLAWTAVVGRWLPMPGGEMGTGMRMSDPGVPEAMALSNGATGIGLYLGMWGVMMIAMMYPSSVPLFRLYARTLEGTTTAGKAVRVGAFVGTYSLVWTLTGVVPLAVNALVPIATLANAHGGLLMGGTLLLLSGYQLSPYKYRCLRYCRSPLGFLMSHHRSGVRGAVRTSWQFGVFCVGCCWALFAFMVIVGSMNVVWMALIAVALSLERTVARGEQLARAVGVLAGVTGIAVVVTATM
- the pyrF gene encoding orotidine-5'-phosphate decarboxylase; the protein is MNFFDRLHDRIRTVDSVVSVGLDPDLDRIPDHLRDHDLPRWAFNRRIIDATHEHAAVFKPNAAFYEDPDGWRALEETIAYAHGKDVPVLLDAKRADIGNTARQYAKTLETADAITVNPYMGRDSLQPFLADEESGVFVLCRTSNPGGADLQDLELETGEPLYERVAALADLWNENDNVGLVVGATKPEELEDLREQVPDLPFLVPGVGAQGGDAEAAVEYGLANGVGLVNSSRGIIFAGEDAGEEFAAVSGQAAKRLKQRLNQYRD
- a CDS encoding TrkH family potassium uptake protein; translated protein: MSRNLHVDYRSSVSYVGTVLKYLSLTLLFPTAVAVYYRESPVPFLVALVVAVAVGLALERLEPEPMLGHREAFLLVSLTWLVVPLVGTIPYLVAGQGTVAHPVDALFESMSGFTTTGATVLGEISVERHSRSMLLWRQLTQWLGGMGILVLMVAILSELSVGGTQLIREEAPGIEVEKLTPRIRDTARALWAIYAGFTVLAVAVYYGLHLVGLAPNMTFYNAVAHALTTLPTGGFSPEARSVEAFTPAVQWAVMLFMIVAGTNFALYWYAVRGQPDRLQRNPEFRTYLFAMGVVGVLLSGLLFLGVGLAETPAIDPLPGDLEHSLRQGLFQAIAIVTTTGYASMDFNTWDPSTKVILLFAMFLGGSAGSAAGSVKIVRWYVIQASMHREMFKIVHPQAVRPVRMGKAGDVVDEDTIHSIFVFVGLFLTLFVVSTVLLFLDAHRTGLSLSALEATSATIATLGNVGPGFGLVGPMESYYPFSNAAKLYMVFLMWIGRLEILSVLVIFTPAYWRS
- a CDS encoding cation:proton antiporter regulatory subunit, with amino-acid sequence MTVYESDLPGVGKKYEIELEDGERLVVVTHNTGKREVFLKPEADADSDKLFELSDRLARTVGTILEGAYFQPVETERVETLLTEGTYIEWYSVASDGELAGQTIGDARIREETGVSIIAIQRDDEVITPPTPETRIEVGDTLVVVGSREDCKEFEKRLGSSDEQ
- a CDS encoding cation:proton antiporter, whose amino-acid sequence is MATETALVDVGVLFGAVALAGLVANRIDQSVIPFYILVGMGLGPHVLGRLDFPALLGTDAVPHGSSLALAETDFVALGAELGIVFLLLFLGLEFNVDRLLAARDRIGRAGVVDLVVNFGVGLVVGYALFRAFLPAFLVAGVVYISSSAIITKSLIDLGWIANDEANPMLGTLVFEDLVIAVYLSIAAALVLGGGSVGEAARSIGLAMAFLLGLSLLVYFGTALFQRSLDTDSNEFVVLRAVGITALIAGGALALGVSEAVAAFFVGMAFSSTDHVHELERLLEPVRDTFAAVFFFWIGLVTDPTLFAGVASLVAIAALVTTPTKLASGYLGGRIYDLDARRSTRVALGMVTRGEFSLIIASIALTGAGEGLPEDVANTIYAFAVGYVLVMSILGTSLMQYSSPIESRVVPWLESDGTV
- a CDS encoding HAD family hydrolase, producing MPRAVVFDLDYTLAVPDRDRETILAEAARTAGAPPLSREAYLEAHRHNLTRETRRPIFADLLEDCDADVDPGAVAAAYRETIADALAPVPGVEAMLEDLGREYRVGLLTNGPVRAQRDKLETLGWEETFDAAVVTGELEAGKPDRRAFEAVLDELEVAPGDAVYVGDEVEADVYGATNADMHAVQVLLEDGPAPDPRAVAHVDQPAVPEEVPAVVARLE
- a CDS encoding RNA-guided endonuclease InsQ/TnpB family protein; amino-acid sequence: MAIEVTRTYVGSIQNHQQVSDGLDSLGDSASKIWNVARWTADRLWEVTGEIPDDGTLKAYMKNQPCWKDLNAQSSQKVTEELSDAFQSWFDLRHKDDEANPPGYRKHGDTRPRSTVTFKADGFKHDPENNRVRLSKGSNLKENWSDFILCEYLTRPDVDLTEVNSVQNVRAVWNGDEWELHFVCKVELETNDSSGDGVAGIDLGIKNIATVAFPDEYVLYPGNSLKQDKHYFKRAEYDTEGENGPSEKSRWARRKLADRETHFYHVLTDTIITECVERGVGTLAVSWPEDVRESDWGKTGNKKLHSWAFDRIYQYLEYKGEIRGVEVLKENEWETSKTCSRCGDDTKSNRVERGLYVCSSCELVGNADCNGAENMRQKITPSPHGEDRSNGCVAQPSVHLFDRESGTFKTREQAVS